In Arthrobacter sp. PAMC25284, a single genomic region encodes these proteins:
- a CDS encoding GerMN domain-containing protein, protein MANPQTGITNSSSPSQVITGPEAAGVPSTSTPLETTQASNKAPVYWIGRSNEHIFLYREFRDVSEQDNPVTRALRVMMSEKPLDPDFFSPWQNPKKLATSVSGKNVITVDVSPDAFNSNVDADTAERAIQQLVYTATAAAASSGLIDSGQQIQVVMLVDGRTDFVAFNYVRLGSPTSRAPGMAAPVWIVSPQEGASMVEGPVTISGRSTIPGGKIHWEILRVDGEKTKTPYLNGNAVSSANALSPGTFDLSLSLGPGSYEVRVSQIDAANTVGRYADTRGFTVS, encoded by the coding sequence GTGGCCAATCCCCAGACCGGGATCACCAATTCCAGCAGCCCTTCGCAGGTCATCACCGGCCCGGAGGCGGCGGGAGTGCCGAGCACGAGCACGCCGCTCGAAACAACGCAGGCCTCCAACAAGGCCCCGGTCTACTGGATTGGCCGAAGCAACGAACACATTTTCCTGTACCGCGAGTTCCGGGATGTGTCGGAGCAGGACAACCCGGTCACCCGGGCGCTTCGGGTCATGATGTCCGAAAAACCCCTTGATCCGGATTTTTTTAGCCCGTGGCAGAACCCGAAGAAACTGGCCACGTCTGTTTCCGGCAAAAACGTTATCACCGTGGATGTCTCCCCGGACGCGTTCAACAGCAACGTGGATGCGGACACCGCCGAACGCGCCATCCAGCAGTTGGTTTATACGGCGACGGCTGCCGCGGCCAGCTCCGGCCTGATCGACTCCGGACAACAGATCCAGGTGGTCATGCTCGTTGACGGCCGCACCGACTTTGTCGCGTTCAATTACGTCCGGCTCGGTTCACCGACCTCGCGCGCCCCGGGGATGGCCGCACCGGTGTGGATCGTCAGCCCGCAGGAAGGCGCCTCCATGGTGGAGGGACCGGTCACGATTAGCGGCCGGAGCACGATCCCCGGCGGAAAAATCCATTGGGAAATCCTGCGCGTCGACGGCGAGAAGACAAAGACGCCCTACTTGAACGGCAACGCCGTATCCTCCGCCAATGCCTTGTCCCCCGGGACGTTCGACCTCTCGCTGAGCCTCGGTCCTGGATCCTACGAAGTCCGGGTATCACAGATCGATGCGGCCAATACCGTCGGCCGGTACGCCGACACCCGCGGATTCACTGTTTCCTAA
- a CDS encoding PhoH family protein: protein MTEAANGKARFSAAARTAGEFPHSLPGSRTEVVVFDDADQMVQSLGSHDEALRFIEEQFPAVDFHVRGNELSISGPAVDVPRIMRLLNEVRGLVARDTVITPAVLQQLVLLLRSQSLLNPVEVLTTNILSTRGKTIRPKTLNQKNYVDAIDANTVIFGIGPAGTGKTYLAMAKAVQALQQKEVSRIILTRPAVEAGERLGFLPGTLSDKIDPYLRPLYDALHDMMDPESIPRLMAAGTIEVAPLAYMRGRTLNDAFIILDEAQNTTPEQMKMFLTRLGFGSKMVVTGDVTQVDLPFGTRSGLRIVEEILQGIDDVNFSILDAADVVRHRLVGDIVNAYGVWDDIQRSRVKHSNTREPRGEHA from the coding sequence ATGACTGAAGCAGCGAACGGCAAGGCCCGGTTCAGCGCCGCAGCGCGCACCGCAGGGGAATTCCCCCACTCCCTCCCAGGGTCGCGGACGGAGGTGGTCGTGTTCGACGACGCGGACCAGATGGTTCAGTCGCTCGGCAGTCATGACGAGGCCCTTCGGTTCATCGAGGAGCAGTTCCCTGCCGTTGACTTCCACGTCCGCGGCAACGAGCTTTCCATCAGCGGTCCTGCCGTGGACGTGCCGCGGATTATGCGGCTGCTGAATGAGGTGCGCGGTCTGGTGGCCCGGGACACCGTCATCACTCCTGCCGTGCTTCAGCAGCTTGTGCTGCTCCTCCGCAGCCAGTCCCTGCTGAACCCGGTAGAGGTGCTGACCACCAACATCCTTTCCACGCGTGGTAAGACCATTCGGCCGAAGACGCTGAACCAGAAGAACTACGTGGACGCAATTGATGCCAACACCGTGATCTTCGGGATCGGACCGGCAGGCACCGGCAAGACCTACCTGGCGATGGCCAAGGCTGTTCAGGCGCTGCAACAAAAAGAGGTCAGCCGGATTATTCTGACCCGGCCGGCCGTGGAGGCAGGGGAGCGGCTGGGCTTCCTGCCAGGCACGCTCAGTGACAAGATCGATCCTTATCTTCGTCCCTTATATGACGCCCTGCACGACATGATGGACCCCGAATCCATCCCCCGGCTGATGGCCGCCGGCACGATCGAGGTAGCACCGCTGGCCTATATGCGCGGCCGCACCCTCAACGACGCCTTCATTATTCTGGACGAGGCGCAGAACACCACTCCAGAGCAGATGAAGATGTTCCTCACCCGGCTGGGTTTCGGCTCAAAAATGGTCGTTACCGGTGACGTTACCCAGGTCGACCTGCCGTTCGGGACCCGCTCAGGGCTGCGGATCGTCGAGGAAATCCTGCAGGGTATAGACGACGTCAACTTCTCCATCCTGGACGCCGCTGATGTGGTTAGGCACCGTCTGGTCGGAGACATCGTCAACGCCTACGGCGTCTGGGACGACATTCAACGAAGCCGGGTCAAACATTCCAACACGCGGGAACCGCGGGGAGAACACGCATGA
- the ybeY gene encoding rRNA maturation RNase YbeY, which translates to MSIEVNNESGVAVDEAGLVGLSRFIFERLFIHPQAELSILLVDEPAMEKLHIELMDEPGSTDVLSVPMDELTPGTPDKPTPQGMLGDIAICPQVAEVQAQNAGHSTQDEMLLLATHGILHLLGYDHAEPDEKEEMFGLQRELLSAYTGKAAPSETIQ; encoded by the coding sequence ATGAGCATTGAGGTCAACAACGAGTCCGGCGTCGCCGTGGATGAAGCCGGGCTGGTGGGGCTCTCACGGTTCATTTTTGAGCGCCTCTTCATCCACCCGCAGGCGGAGCTGTCGATCCTGCTCGTGGATGAACCGGCCATGGAGAAACTCCACATTGAGCTGATGGACGAGCCGGGATCCACCGATGTCCTTTCCGTCCCGATGGATGAACTCACACCCGGGACCCCGGACAAGCCCACGCCGCAGGGCATGCTCGGTGACATCGCCATCTGCCCTCAGGTCGCCGAGGTCCAGGCCCAGAACGCCGGCCACTCGACCCAGGACGAGATGCTGCTGCTCGCCACCCACGGCATCCTCCACCTGTTGGGATACGATCACGCCGAGCCGGATGAAAAAGAAGAAATGTTCGGACTGCAGCGTGAACTGCTGTCGGCCTACACCGGCAAAGCAGCCCCGTCAGAGACGATTCAGTGA
- the era gene encoding GTPase Era has protein sequence MSKQNKTDGEPAYGGYRAGFSVLVGRPNAGKSTLTNALVGKKVAITSAKPQTTRHTIRGIVHRDDAQLILVDTPGLHRPRTLLGKRLNELVADTLAEVDAIGFCLPANEKIGPGDKFIAAQLAAVGNKPIIAIVTKADTVDRQALTEQLLAVAALGRSVLGEEGWKDIVPVSATDGFQVGTVADVLISHMPPSPMLYPDGELTDEPEAVMVAELIREAALEGVRDELPHSLAVVVDEIVPREGRPEDSPFLDVRVNLYVERPSQKAIIIGKGGARLREVGTTARKGIEALLGTRIYLDLHVKVAKDWQRDPKQLVKLGF, from the coding sequence GTGAGCAAGCAGAATAAGACCGACGGCGAACCCGCCTATGGCGGTTACCGGGCCGGGTTCTCGGTCCTGGTGGGACGGCCCAACGCCGGCAAATCCACCCTCACCAATGCCCTCGTCGGCAAAAAAGTCGCAATCACCTCGGCGAAGCCACAGACGACGCGCCACACCATCCGAGGGATCGTGCACCGGGATGATGCCCAGCTGATCCTCGTGGACACGCCAGGCCTGCACCGGCCGCGGACCCTGCTGGGAAAGCGCCTCAATGAGCTCGTCGCGGACACCCTCGCAGAAGTCGACGCGATCGGCTTCTGCCTGCCCGCGAACGAAAAGATCGGCCCCGGGGACAAGTTCATCGCCGCGCAGCTCGCTGCCGTCGGGAACAAACCGATCATCGCGATCGTGACGAAGGCTGACACAGTCGACCGCCAGGCGCTCACCGAACAGCTGCTCGCCGTCGCTGCACTGGGCCGCAGCGTGCTGGGCGAAGAGGGCTGGAAAGACATCGTGCCGGTGTCCGCTACCGACGGGTTCCAGGTCGGGACCGTCGCCGACGTCCTGATCAGCCACATGCCGCCGTCGCCGATGCTCTACCCCGACGGTGAACTGACGGATGAACCCGAAGCCGTGATGGTCGCCGAACTGATCCGTGAAGCCGCCCTCGAAGGCGTCCGCGACGAACTGCCCCATTCCCTCGCCGTGGTCGTTGACGAGATTGTTCCCCGCGAGGGCCGGCCGGAAGACAGCCCGTTCCTTGATGTCCGGGTCAACCTTTACGTCGAGCGTCCCTCGCAGAAAGCCATTATCATCGGCAAGGGCGGCGCCCGGCTCCGCGAAGTCGGCACCACCGCCCGCAAGGGCATCGAGGCATTGCTGGGAACGCGGATCTACCTCGACCTGCATGTAAAGGTGGCCAAAGACTGGCAACGGGACCCGAAGCAACTCGTCAAACTGGGCTTCTAG
- a CDS encoding LCP family protein: protein MVRPPENRAHDSGAPARSSAAARHSEDRSVGPARHLGAIRGAPAWLKIGTGVVAVMLVGVLAFGAYWVIRLQGNITKAPLSAGTGAGGTVSSDATDRMQILILGSDTRDGKNSDYGTSDDSTGYGHSDVMMLVDISADNKRVNVVSFPRDLLVDIPQCRDPKTKTDYPARTGTMINTAMSEAGIGCAVDTVNKLTGLKIDHFMMADFNAVKELSNTVGGVSVCISDAVYDPDSRLRLPKGTSSVQGEQALAFLRTRHAFADGGDLGRIKAQQGFLSSLTRKLKDEGTLSNPARLLQIADVVTRNLTIDDGLASIPTLVTVGNRLKNIDVDKVAFIAVPTVPAQLDVNRLELAEPDSSQLFSAMRNNVDLTDPTGTASATAGAGATPEPTPGGAAPAYDKALQPVAVANGSGVPARGQEIMQVLTSDGFAQASQLTAPAVNATVVYYGADSADAAADVAALLGVAPAQVLAAAGVTGVQVYLGADFATGTPTGSAAAPLPEDIVNQTAGDSVCQQANPALIVR, encoded by the coding sequence GTGGTTCGTCCCCCTGAAAACCGTGCGCACGATTCCGGTGCGCCGGCACGATCGAGCGCTGCTGCCCGGCACTCGGAGGACCGTTCCGTCGGGCCGGCGCGCCACCTGGGTGCTATCCGGGGAGCTCCGGCCTGGCTGAAAATCGGCACCGGCGTCGTCGCTGTCATGCTCGTCGGCGTGCTGGCCTTCGGGGCCTATTGGGTCATCCGGCTGCAGGGAAACATCACGAAGGCGCCGTTGAGCGCCGGCACGGGCGCGGGCGGAACCGTGAGCAGCGACGCTACCGACCGGATGCAGATCCTGATCCTGGGATCCGACACCCGCGACGGAAAGAACTCCGACTATGGCACCTCCGACGACTCGACCGGGTACGGCCACTCGGATGTCATGATGCTGGTTGACATCTCGGCCGACAACAAGCGGGTCAACGTCGTCAGCTTCCCCCGCGACCTGCTCGTGGATATCCCGCAGTGCAGGGATCCAAAGACGAAAACAGACTATCCTGCGCGGACGGGCACGATGATCAACACGGCGATGTCCGAGGCCGGAATCGGTTGCGCCGTGGATACGGTCAACAAACTGACCGGGCTGAAGATTGACCACTTTATGATGGCCGATTTCAACGCTGTCAAGGAGCTTTCCAACACCGTCGGCGGCGTGAGCGTCTGCATCAGCGACGCCGTGTACGATCCCGATTCGCGGCTCAGGCTGCCCAAGGGCACCTCGTCGGTGCAGGGTGAGCAGGCGTTGGCCTTTCTGCGGACCCGCCATGCCTTTGCCGACGGCGGCGATCTGGGCCGGATCAAAGCCCAGCAGGGATTCCTGTCCTCGCTGACACGCAAGCTCAAGGACGAGGGCACGCTGTCCAATCCCGCGAGACTGCTCCAGATCGCCGACGTCGTGACGCGGAACCTCACGATTGATGACGGACTCGCCTCCATCCCTACGCTCGTGACGGTCGGCAACCGGCTGAAGAACATCGACGTCGACAAGGTCGCGTTCATTGCGGTCCCCACTGTTCCGGCGCAACTGGACGTCAATCGCCTGGAGCTCGCAGAGCCGGACTCCTCCCAGCTGTTCTCCGCGATGCGCAATAACGTGGACCTCACTGACCCCACGGGGACGGCATCGGCAACCGCCGGGGCGGGCGCCACACCGGAACCAACGCCCGGCGGCGCCGCACCCGCTTACGACAAGGCGCTTCAGCCCGTCGCCGTGGCGAACGGCTCAGGGGTCCCGGCCCGGGGCCAGGAAATTATGCAGGTCCTGACCTCGGACGGGTTCGCCCAGGCGAGCCAGCTCACCGCCCCGGCGGTCAACGCGACCGTTGTCTACTACGGGGCGGACTCCGCCGACGCAGCGGCCGACGTCGCCGCGCTGCTCGGGGTGGCGCCGGCCCAGGTGCTGGCGGCAGCCGGGGTTACCGGGGTGCAGGTCTATCTGGGCGCCGACTTCGCGACCGGCACGCCGACCGGCTCCGCCGCGGCTCCGCTTCCGGAGGACATCGTCAACCAGACAGCCGGAGACTCGGTCTGCCAGCAGGCAAACCCGGCACTGATCGTCCGCTGA
- a CDS encoding TQO small subunit DoxD, whose translation MSRERSATIATAGPLGTGDDRLVRAGICALRVGVALMWIQNVAWKVPPDFGERENTGLYLFTRWAVDFPVFPPFAWFVENVVLAAFPLFGWMTLLMEAGLGAFLLIGLATRFWAVVGIVQSLAITLSVLNAPNEWHWAYYLMILAHTAIFATAAGRAYGVDGVLRPPLAGIGQGIRKDPREAVMTRTRFDLPVLTLGGAALLSSVFTFSSGGPAPVEFIHIRGAGLALLLIFGAAAVAAGITRLRLLAIIAGAGLVLAAVLQLVQADQNVNWLSGDASTVALMGGLGIGLLAVTLTRRHSISAHPVSTTQDRTPDDESDRSA comes from the coding sequence ATGAGCAGGGAGCGTTCGGCGACGATTGCAACTGCGGGTCCCCTCGGCACCGGGGACGACCGGCTGGTCCGCGCTGGGATTTGCGCATTGCGGGTCGGGGTTGCCCTGATGTGGATCCAAAACGTCGCCTGGAAGGTCCCCCCGGATTTTGGTGAGCGGGAAAACACGGGACTGTATCTTTTTACCCGCTGGGCCGTTGACTTCCCGGTGTTCCCACCCTTTGCGTGGTTCGTTGAAAACGTCGTGCTGGCCGCGTTCCCGTTATTCGGGTGGATGACGCTGCTGATGGAGGCCGGGCTCGGGGCGTTCCTGCTGATCGGCCTCGCCACCCGGTTCTGGGCAGTCGTCGGCATCGTCCAGTCCCTGGCGATCACACTGTCCGTCCTCAACGCCCCTAACGAATGGCACTGGGCCTACTATCTGATGATCCTGGCCCACACTGCGATCTTCGCCACCGCAGCCGGACGTGCTTATGGCGTTGATGGAGTCCTCAGGCCCCCACTGGCTGGAATCGGGCAGGGGATTCGAAAAGATCCTCGCGAGGCTGTCATGACCCGGACCCGGTTCGACCTGCCCGTTCTCACCCTGGGCGGCGCAGCGCTCCTGAGCTCGGTGTTTACCTTCTCCAGCGGCGGCCCCGCTCCTGTGGAGTTCATCCATATCCGGGGTGCCGGACTTGCCCTGCTCCTGATCTTTGGGGCGGCCGCGGTAGCAGCCGGGATAACGCGACTGCGGCTGTTGGCAATTATCGCCGGTGCCGGACTGGTCCTGGCAGCAGTGCTTCAACTGGTCCAGGCAGACCAAAACGTCAACTGGCTCAGCGGCGACGCTTCCACCGTCGCGCTGATGGGCGGGCTGGGGATCGGGTTGCTGGCCGTGACCCTGACACGGCGCCATTCAATCTCCGCGCATCCCGTTTCCACCACCCAGGACAGGACCCCCGATGACGAATCTGACCGATCTGCTTGA
- a CDS encoding acyl-CoA dehydrogenase family protein, with translation MTNLTDLLEPVLSAARANARDVDETARFPDEAVQALRESGLLGLTLPQESGGLGGGPLELVEVLSALAGACGSTAMIYLMHISAAMPVAAAPPPGLPGLVADLASGRALGSLAFSEAGSRSHFWAPVSQARQNGAGIVLNAKKSWVTSAGHADVYVISTRTAATDTVDLFAVPAGCPGVDVAGDWRGMGLRGNASNPMTFTAEVPEDTRMGPSGGGMDLMLQTVLPWFNLGNASVSVGLSRAAVEAAIRHTSAARLEHLAESLSALPTVRARLAKMSIELAVTTAYLHQAADRLAEPREDTMLHVLGVKAAANDAALSITDAAMRVCGGAAFSEHLQIDRYFRDARAGHVMAPTADVLYDFYGRAITGQPLFDSPAATVQATA, from the coding sequence ATGACGAATCTGACCGATCTGCTTGAACCCGTGCTATCCGCCGCCCGCGCCAATGCCCGCGACGTGGACGAAACGGCCAGGTTTCCTGACGAAGCCGTCCAGGCCCTGCGCGAATCCGGGTTGCTCGGACTGACCCTGCCGCAGGAGTCCGGTGGCCTCGGCGGTGGTCCGCTCGAACTCGTCGAGGTCCTGAGCGCCCTGGCCGGGGCCTGCGGATCCACCGCCATGATCTACCTCATGCACATCAGCGCCGCGATGCCCGTGGCTGCGGCGCCGCCTCCGGGGCTGCCGGGCCTCGTCGCGGACCTGGCGAGCGGCCGCGCCCTCGGATCGCTTGCCTTCTCGGAAGCCGGGTCCCGGTCGCATTTCTGGGCACCTGTCTCGCAGGCACGGCAGAACGGTGCGGGCATAGTCCTCAACGCCAAAAAGAGCTGGGTGACCTCCGCCGGACACGCCGACGTCTACGTCATATCCACCCGGACCGCTGCGACGGACACGGTGGATCTGTTCGCGGTCCCGGCCGGCTGTCCCGGCGTCGACGTGGCCGGGGACTGGCGGGGCATGGGTCTGCGCGGGAACGCATCGAATCCGATGACCTTTACCGCTGAAGTGCCTGAGGACACCCGAATGGGCCCGTCGGGCGGCGGGATGGATCTGATGCTGCAGACGGTGCTGCCGTGGTTCAACCTCGGCAACGCGTCCGTCTCCGTGGGGCTCTCCCGCGCCGCCGTTGAAGCGGCAATCCGGCACACGAGCGCCGCACGGCTGGAACACCTGGCCGAGAGCCTGTCGGCACTGCCGACCGTCCGCGCCAGACTGGCTAAAATGTCCATTGAACTCGCCGTCACGACGGCCTACCTGCATCAGGCCGCAGACCGCCTTGCTGAGCCCCGTGAAGACACCATGCTGCACGTCCTGGGGGTGAAAGCCGCGGCCAACGATGCCGCTCTCAGCATCACCGACGCGGCGATGCGTGTCTGCGGCGGCGCGGCGTTCTCCGAGCATCTGCAGATCGACCGCTACTTCCGGGACGCGAGGGCCGGCCACGTGATGGCACCGACGGCAGACGTCCTTTACGACTTTTACGGAAGGGCCATCACCGGGCAGCCGCTTTTCGACAGTCCTGCCGCAACCGTGCAGGCGACGGCGTGA
- a CDS encoding phosphate/phosphite/phosphonate ABC transporter substrate-binding protein has translation MLFSNYGRQVDALLEGTIDIAWNTNLAWVRTVARTQGACRALAMRDTDAAFRSVFVTRAGSGLAGLDDLRGRRLALGSRDSAQAAILPVHFLARGRSWQRGGGAAAAQQRRRKTWRHRPQRTRCLAGSARRSRRRRRDRHQHVGGDRSG, from the coding sequence GTGCTGTTCTCCAACTACGGTCGCCAGGTGGATGCCCTGCTGGAGGGCACCATCGATATTGCCTGGAACACCAATCTAGCCTGGGTGCGGACTGTCGCCCGGACTCAGGGCGCGTGCCGTGCACTGGCCATGCGGGACACCGATGCGGCCTTCCGGTCCGTCTTCGTGACCCGTGCCGGCAGCGGACTGGCAGGACTGGACGATCTGCGCGGCCGGCGACTGGCCCTTGGGTCACGTGATTCGGCCCAGGCTGCAATCCTTCCGGTCCATTTTCTGGCCCGGGGCCGGTCTTGGCAACGGGGCGGTGGAGCTGCTGCGGCTCAACAGCGACGTCGGAAAACATGGCGACACCGGCCGCAGCGAACTCGATGCCTTGCGGGCAGTGCTCGACGATCGCGCCGACGCCGCCGCGATCGGCATCAACACGTGGGAGGCGATCGGTCGGGATGA
- a CDS encoding PhnD/SsuA/transferrin family substrate-binding protein, translating into MLDDRADAAAIGINTWEAIGRDELMPGAFEAFWESPVYSHCNFTALPTLPEERTAPWVEHLFAMDWDNAAHRPILEMEGLRRWVEPRMEGYQTLFDAVDEQRIGSRW; encoded by the coding sequence GTGCTCGACGATCGCGCCGACGCCGCCGCGATCGGCATCAACACGTGGGAGGCGATCGGTCGGGATGAGCTGATGCCCGGTGCCTTCGAGGCGTTCTGGGAGTCTCCCGTCTACAGCCACTGTAACTTCACGGCGCTGCCGACCCTCCCGGAGGAGCGCACCGCGCCCTGGGTCGAGCACCTGTTCGCGATGGACTGGGACAACGCGGCGCACCGGCCCATCCTCGAAATGGAAGGACTCCGCCGCTGGGTGGAGCCCCGGATGGAGGGCTATCAGACCCTCTTCGATGCCGTCGATGAGCAAAGGATCGGCTCCCGATGGTGA
- a CDS encoding radical SAM protein, producing the protein MVNPVVILELMERIATIPGGSTVTVPLGTGDPAEAAHTVAAWCERTGNEFVHVLDGAVTVRRGRAADPLAAVEPERQPGTRLWMYTNFDCNLACDYCCARSSPQTARRALGIDRIRRLAAEAVDSGVSELILTGGEPFLLPDLDELVAVCTDALPTTLLTNGMLFRGHRLERLRRMDRDRLTLQISLDSAIPEGHDSHRGKGSWEKAVAGIRIAQDEGFRVKVAATLPAAQSHELAPFHEFLDTLGIDPDDQVIRALAHRGNADAGIELTVESLIPEVTVTAEGVYWHPIGADDTDQMITAEIFPLAAAIDEVRRRFADQRSRADAASQWFPCA; encoded by the coding sequence ATGGTGAATCCCGTCGTCATACTCGAACTCATGGAACGGATAGCAACCATCCCGGGCGGCTCCACTGTGACGGTGCCGCTGGGAACCGGGGACCCGGCAGAGGCAGCCCACACCGTGGCCGCCTGGTGCGAGCGAACCGGCAACGAATTCGTGCATGTTCTCGACGGCGCCGTAACGGTCCGCCGGGGCCGTGCCGCCGACCCGCTCGCGGCGGTGGAGCCGGAACGGCAGCCCGGGACCCGGCTGTGGATGTACACGAACTTCGACTGCAACCTGGCCTGCGACTACTGCTGCGCCCGGTCCTCACCGCAGACCGCCCGGCGTGCCCTCGGTATCGACCGGATACGCCGGCTCGCGGCGGAAGCCGTTGACTCCGGGGTCAGCGAGCTGATCCTGACCGGGGGAGAGCCGTTCCTGCTGCCGGACCTGGACGAGCTCGTCGCCGTCTGCACGGACGCCCTCCCGACCACGCTGCTGACCAACGGCATGCTCTTTCGCGGGCACCGGCTTGAACGGCTGCGCCGCATGGACCGCGACAGGCTCACACTGCAAATCAGCCTCGACTCCGCCATCCCGGAGGGTCACGACAGCCACCGCGGCAAAGGTTCCTGGGAAAAGGCGGTCGCCGGGATCCGGATTGCCCAGGATGAGGGGTTCAGGGTGAAAGTCGCGGCGACCCTGCCTGCCGCGCAAAGCCACGAACTCGCGCCATTCCACGAATTTCTCGATACCCTGGGTATCGATCCCGACGACCAGGTCATCCGGGCACTCGCGCACCGGGGCAACGCCGATGCCGGCATCGAATTGACGGTCGAATCCCTGATCCCCGAGGTCACGGTCACCGCCGAGGGCGTCTACTGGCACCCAATCGGCGCCGATGACACGGACCAGATGATCACCGCGGAAATCTTCCCCCTCGCCGCCGCCATCGATGAGGTCCGCCGCCGGTTTGCGGACCAACGGAGCCGCGCCGACGCCGCCAGCCAGTGGTTCCCCTGCGCCTGA